One genomic region from Prionailurus bengalensis isolate Pbe53 chromosome C1, Fcat_Pben_1.1_paternal_pri, whole genome shotgun sequence encodes:
- the LOC122480746 gene encoding guanylate-binding protein 4-like: MASGLTMEAPICLIKNKEEELVVNPEALEILCKISQPVVVVGIAGLSRTGKSYLMNRLAGQNHGFRMNATVRSETKGIWMWCVPHSSKKNHILVLLDTEGLGDVKKVNPKNDSWIFALTVLLSSTLIYNSIGTINHQALEQLHYVAELTQLIRAKSSTPDEVEDSTEFVSFFPDFVWTVRDFTLELKIDESSITEDEYLEDALKLIPGTNPKIQNSNIPRECIRQFFPKRKCFIFDRPTNDKNLLAHIENVPEDQLDSSFREQSNKFCTYIFTHTKTKTLREGIIVTGNRLGTLLKAYVDAIKTGEVPCLENVVTALAQRENSVAVQKAADHYSEQMAQRVSFPTDTLQELLDVHTDCEREAIAVFMEHSFKDDKRSFQKKLVDTIEKKKDDFLMQNEDVSFKYCQAAMEQLSEPLKESISKGTFSVSGGYDLYLKAKRNVELGYKEVHRKGVKANEILQNFLQSQAAVEESIMHLDKALTAGDMAKAVEQAKREASEKEQEQLKQKEDEQKQKMEAQERSLKENLSQLEEKIKKEKENAQEMLERMLKHYLKVQEELLNERFGKKSEELNKEINRLQEEIERNKKTDPLLISKAIDVAGNVLIVALPEIFRLVRQGRKIFNENN, translated from the exons ATGGCATCTGGACTCACCATGGAAGCCCCCATTTGCCTgataaaaaacaaggaagaggagCTGGTGGTGAATCCAGAAGCACTAGAGATTCTTTGCAAGATATCTCAgcctgtggtggtggtgggcatTGCAGGGCTGTCTCGGACAGGAAAATCCTACCTGATGAACCGCCTGGCAGGACAGAACCATG GTTTCCGCATGAACGCCACAGTGAGATCTGAAACCAAGGGCATCTGGATGTGGTGTGTGCCCCACTCCTCCAAGAAGAACCACATCCTTGTCCTTCTGGACACTGAGGGCCTGGGGGATGTGAAAAAG GTCAACCCTAAGAATGACTCATGGATCTTTGCCCTGACTGTGCTTCTGAGCAGCACCTTGATCTATAACAGCATAGGCACCATCAACCACCAGGCCCTGGAGCAGCTGCA CTACGTGGCTGAGCTAACGCAGCTCATCAGGGCAAAATCCTCAACACCTGATGAAGTAGAGGACTCCACCGAGTTTGTGAGTTTCTTTCCAGACTTTGTTTGGACTGTCCGGGATTTCACTCTGGAGTTGAAGATAGATGAATCCTCAATCACTGAAGATGAGTACCTGGAGGATGCCTTGAAGCTAATTCCAG GCACAAATCCCAAAATCCAAAATTCCAACATTCCCAGAGAGTGTATCAGACAGTTCTTTCCAAAACGGAAGTGCTTCATCTTTGACCGGCCTACAAATGACAAAAATCTCTTAGCCCATATTGAGAACGTGCCAGAAGACCAGCTGGACAGTAGTTTCCGGGAGCAATCAAACAAATTCTGCACCTATATTTTCACTCATACAAAGACCAAGACCCTACGAGAGGGAATCATTGTCACTGGGAACC GGCTGGGGACTCTGTTGAAAGCCTATGTGGATGCCATCAAGACGGGAGAAGTTCCTTGCTTGGAGAACGTGGTGACAGCTCTTGCCCAGCGTGAGAACTCAGTGGCCGTGCAGAAGGCAGCCGACCACTACAGCGAGCAGATGGCCCAACGAGTGAGCTTCCCCACAGACACGCTCCAGGAGCTGCTGGATGTGCATACAGACTGCGAGAGGGAAGCCATTGCAGTCTTCATGGAGCATTCCTTTAAGGATGACAAGCGGTCTTTCCAGAAAAAGCTTGTG GACACCatagagaaaaagaaggatgATTTCTTGATGCAAAATGAAGATGTATCTTTCAAATATTGTCAGGCTGCAATGGAGCAGCTTTCAGAGCCTCTGAAGGAAAGCATTTCAAAAGGAACTTTCTCTGTTTCTGGAGGATATGATCTGTacttaaaagcaaagagaaatgttGAACTTGGTTATAAAGAGGTGCACAGGAAAGGAGTTAAG GCAAATGAGATCCTCCAGAACTTCCTACAGTCACAGGCAGCAGTAGAGGAATCCATCATGCATTTAGACAAAGCCCTCACTGCTGGGGACATGGCCAAAGCAG TGGAGCAGGCCAAAAGGGAGGCCTCTGAGAAGGAACAGGAGCAGCTAAAACAGAAAGAAgatgaacaaaagcaaaaaatggagGCTCAAGAGAGGAGCCTCAAGGAAAACCTAAGCCAGCTGGAagagaagataaagaaggaaaaagaaaacgcTCAGgaaatgctggaaaggatgttGAAACATTATCTGAAG gtCCAAGAAGAATTGCTTAATGAAAGATTTGGAAAGAAATCCGAGGAGTTGAATAAGGAGATAAATCGACTACAAGAAGagattgaaagaaacaaaaaaactgatCCGTTATTGATTTCAAAGGCGATTGATGTGGCTGGGAATGTATTAATTGTGGCACTACCTGAAATTTTTAGGCTAGTCCGTCAAGGGAGGAAAATCTTCaatgaaaacaattaa